CAGGATAGCATTCAAATCGGCAAGAACATTCGGAGAATCAGAAAAGAAAAAGGTATTGGACAGACTGAACTTGTACGTTTAATGCAACTGCGGGGCATCTCAATTTACAGAGAATCACTAGTTAAAATCGAACGAGGCGTTCAGCATATTACTGCTACTCAGCTTCAAGGCTTTCGCGACTGTTTAGAAACTACTTATGACGAACTGTTAAAGAATTAAGGATTTG
The window above is part of the Lachnoclostridium edouardi genome. Proteins encoded here:
- a CDS encoding helix-turn-helix domain-containing protein, producing MLDTKIKQDSIQIGKNIRRIRKEKGIGQTELVRLMQLRGISIYRESLVKIERGVQHITATQLQGFRDCLETTYDELLKN